CCTGTTTTCGTATCTTTATTTTCATCTGGATTTTCATTATCAGAATTACCTCCAACCGTTTTTTCAGCCAGGTCTGCTGTATCTTTAACGCCATCATCACTTTGCTCTTCTTGCTGCTGTTCACGTTTGACTTCCTGGTCACCGCCTTCTTGGCTTCCTGATTTATCATCTTCCGTAAATGAGTCCGCAGTCTCCTGCTTGAATGCCCCTGTCACACTCGCTATATCCCTTAATTGGGTTGACTGCGTATACCCTTCAATATCAGCAGCCGATTGAAGTTCTCCTATACCTTCTCCCACTCCCGAATCACGCATAACTTGATTACCAATCTTCCCTACCGGATTCTTGGATAACACTCCCATCGCTTTGCCAATTACCGCCTTAGCCGCATCCAAACCAATCTTGATTAGATCAATCGCCCCCTTGGCAAGCCCTGTTAAACTGGTATTTCCTGAAGCTTCTGCTGCCAATCCCACCACAATCCCTAAAAAGATATAAAACAAGACCCCCACGAGCGAAGCTTTCAGCATGGCAGCAAGCAGTTTATTATAAATGGCAACATTGGGACTATTGAATACCAGGGAAAAAATAAGAATAGCTCCAATGTAGCCTGTAATGAGGATAAAGCCTATAATATCGGTCATAAAGGGTGCCAATGCGCCAGATGTGGCAACGGTTCCATCTTGGATGGCTTGTGCATAATCCTCTGCCTGATTCATTACAATGACGGCCAAACAACCAAGCGCATGGTCATCGCACATGTATTTATCGTCATCATCCGGATCTGGATCGGCATTGATGGTTCCATCCGCATTAAACATGTTGGGATATTCAGTGATATCGCCATAAACAACTTGATCCATTGCATTCATAAACATGGATATGAATGCAAATAAAACAAGCGGCATCAAAATAAATGAAAAAACCTGTGACAACCATGCATCAAAATAACCTCTGGTGGCCTGAAACAACGACAAAGGAACAAATATAGGAGCAAAGAAAATAATAAATGTAGCTCCAATAACGGTTAAAATATAGATATGAACAAACCGAACAAAAATAGACAACAATACAACCGCAAATAAAATAAACATTAATAGCAATAAAATACCCACCACAACATACATAGCAATCACGAGGATTACTGACAAAATAATAAACATGAAGGAACTGTCTTGAAAAATCGATTCAAACAGATTGCCGCCAAAATAATTAAACACTTTGCAATCCAATTCTACCCATATCGCATAGTCACGAATGGTACTATCTGTAATAAAACTATATTGCCCACCTGGTTTCAACGCATCGGTAAATGCACACATCTGGCTATTAAATCTTCCTCCTGAACTGAGGATCATACCTGCCAGTTTTTGGCCTATTTCAATAAACGCGTCATAAAATGTTTCAACTCCGTTGCCAACGGCAAACCAGGTTACCAACGCAATTTTAACGACATAGAGCAACGCATCACCGGGGCTCTTTCCGCCTTTGATAAGCATATCCATAAAATAGAGAATAACGGAAAGCGTAAGCGCAGCAATCACCGCTTTCCGTAAAGCTTCTTTAATTTGATAAAACATCGTAAAGCCAGTTATCTGCCTGCCAACACACCCTTTTTGTTCTTTATAAAACAACGTTCTTACTGTGTCATGGACGCACTGCACGACAGGTCCTGAAAAGAAGAATTTTCCTGTCACATATTTTCCAAGTGGAGTGCGGTCATCTACCTTACCATCCCCTGTACCAACATAATCTTTCATCCCTGGTATGCCATTATACCAACTCCCATAACAGGCTGGCGAAACCCAGGTTGGAAAGCAGACACAATTATCCAGCTTCTGCCCCTTATCCAAATTGTCCTTTGCCTCTCGGCACATGGCCCCCGGCCATGCCGTCTTGCCTAAATCAATACATCCTTGTTTTCCAACCATAATAGGAAGCCCAAGCAAGCTTGCATCAATACACAGCTGATCACCCGTTTGTTTTACACAAAAATTGAGTGCCATAACCACAGCACAATCACCATTTTTAATGGTTTCGCATTCTTCATGCTCCCTGCGATAGCAAATGCGCATGGTTGAATCTTCAGCGGACCGTTTATTAGCAATGTTGGCTGTATCCTGAAGGCACCAAGAATAGGTTCCATCCCAATCAACCATTTTAATCTTAAATTCCGACCCATCCCCATGAGCCCAGATAGGATCAGGAAAAGCTCCAACGCCAGCACCATCATTATTCCAGGTAAAGAAACTTTTTTCACTCTGCGTGTACGTATCTTCATCCAATTGAACTTGCTGTTTTAAGACCTCTTCAACATCCCTGGCATACGGACAAACATAGGGTGCGTATGCGTTCATGTGCGTATCAACCGCATAGGCATTTCGCGAGTGGAAACCGACCATCCACCCCAAAATAACCAATCCAATCATGAAGAGGCGCAAATGCGCACTTTTCCCAGCAGTGATAATCATCGTTTGTCATACACCTTTGACGATACACACTGATTATTGTTTAGGTATATTAAATTTCTATGAAGCTTTTAGGGAATTAGGCGACTCCAGCCCCTGTCAATATGAGTGAAGCAACGCCCGCAATGCCTGCTCTAGATTGTTCTGGCGCATGAGCGATTCTCCTATTAGAAACCCGTAGACACCCCCAGTTTCAATATAGCGAATATCGTCTGCTGTATAAATACCACTCTCACAGATAATTGAACATTGACGAGGTACGTGTCTGGCGATACGGAGAGTGGTTTCAATATCAACCTCAAATGTTTTAAGGCTCCTGTTATTAATCCCTAAAAGGTCTGGTTCCAAACGTAAAGCCCGTTCACATTCAGCTTCATCATGAACCTCAACTAGGACATCCATCCCATACTCTTTGGCCGCTTGATAGCATTCATGTGCTTGGTTATCCTCCAATGCCGCCATAATCAGCAGAATGCAGTCAGCACTTAACGCGCGTGATTCCAAGACCTGGTAGGGGTCAAGAATGAAATCCTTACGGATAACGGGAAGCCCAGTTACCGCCTTAGCTTGACGCACATAGTCGTCTTTTCCCTGAAAATAGGGCTCGTCCGTTAAAACGGACAGGCAGGTTGCCCCCCCTTTTTCATAGGCGATAGCCAAATCCGAAATATTAAAATCTTCTCGAATCAACCCCTTGCTAGGCGAGGCCTTTTTTAATTCAGCGATAATGGCGGTTTGTTTAGCCGCTATTTTTGTTTTAAGTGCACCAGCAAAAGGGCGCACCGGCAGGCATAATACAATTTCTTCATGCAACCGCGCTTCCGGCAGCAATCTCTTTTGCCGAGCGATATGCTCGCGTTTGTCATGACAGATACGATCAAGAATATTCATCTAGAAACCTAAGGCAGTATCCAATACTAACCATTCAGCCATGAATCATTAATCCTGCGTTTTGAGCCACATGGATCTTGTGCATCTTTAGAACCGGTATCCGCAGACACATGGGCTCTTTAATTCCTGAACCGGCTCACGGGCACAGCCTGCGATTGCCACCAATCCAAAAACCAGCATACAACTTATTAATATTGGGCGCATAGACTCCTCCACTTAAACTCTTTCAATCATAAGCATGTCTTCGGGTAAATACAAGCAGAACAAGAAAAATTTGCACTGAGGCAATCTTATCTATTGGCTTGGGGGGTTTAGGAGCCCCCTCACCCTTTCGACGAATTCCCTCCACCGGGAATAGAACGGACTTTTCCTTTGTTTTTAGCCCCAGCCCCTCCCTTAGCATTTTTGTTTTTATTATTATTATTGCTAGATCCAGAATTTTTGCTGCCGCTGTTTTGCGAGTCTTGGTCACGTTCGCTACTTGCAAACGGGTTAGCCCCACTGCCCGCTGAATCGCCAGCACCTTTCATAAAGTCTCCCGCCGCTTTACCTAGATCCTGAGCACTAACTTGTGCGGTAATGCTTTTGGTGACTTCCACAATTTGATTACCAAATTTAAAGATCAGATAGGCAACGAACACAAACACCAGCACCTCGAAAATGCCTATATATTCTCCTCCCATCATATCTTTAATTTGCTGACAATCTTTAGGATCCGTTGGATCAAAATAGGGATATTCTTTACCAACCTGTTTGAGCACCGATTCAGAAGAATGATCGCAATCGAATGAGCCATATTTATTAATGCGATCAGCAGCCCCCTTATCGAATAAAAAATATTTAAAATTATAGATGGGCAAAAACAAACCCAGGCTTGGAATCGAAATGCCGGTTAAGGCATTGACGATATCAGACAGGGAAATCTGTAAATCCCACCAGGATTGCCAACAGACCCGATAGCCCATGGTCCGGTGCATATAAAAGAACACAATAGCGGTCATCATCCCCATCAATGCAAATAATAATACTGGCTGTAAGGCATAGGTTATAAGCGTCCTTAGGTAGCTGTTAAATACCTGCTGCGTTATTTTAAATAATGAAAAACAGATAAAAACAGGAAAAACCATAATCAATAAACTTAATGCAAAATAGGCAAGGCAATACGCAATAATTGATTTAACAATCGCAAGAACCCAAATAAGTATGGCAACGACCAAACCAAACACAAAAACAATGCCCCATGTGCTGCTGAATAGAACAGCAAGCACTTTGTGCAGCGTTTCCTGCGATAGCATGTAATGGAATATCTGATCGAAAAAATCTGCCGGATATAATGGATCATAATTGAGATTGGTTATATATTTTGAACCGACTACAAATCCAGCTCCTGCCGTCATAAATTCGGCAATCAACGTTAAGCTTCCGTTGGTGAAAAAACTAAAGAAATACCGATTAAAGAAATCCCAACTTGAGTCCGAGATTAAAATAGCGATAAGAGCACATTTCCACAGCCGCGAAATTAATTCGGTAATAGGTTCTTTTGACATACCCAGCATAAATACCACACTGGAAGTGATGACATACAGAACCAGTAATGCAATAAGCGATTTTTTCCATGTGGAATCATGAACCAGATCATTATAAACACTAACCGTGCTGGCATCAGCTATACCTTTAATAAAGTTAAACATCGTTAACGCTGGGCCAATATCAGGATCAATAGCACCATCTTTCATACGCACAATATAATAACCGGCATTGTCATTATAATAACTATCCATAATTTTAAAATACAGCCTGCCGCGCGGAGGGCTTGCCAATTCATAAAACTCTTTTCCCCGATACCCCACATGCTGAACCGTAAACGGAGGTGAAGGTGGGTCTTCCGCAGTGTCCAGCTTTTTAAGATCGGGCATCCCTCTCACTAGTTTCGTACGATTTTCATCCTGAACAGGGGCAATCAGTAAATAAAGCCCACACCCATATTTAAACCAACACGGTGCATCTTTTGCCTTTAATTTATTGGGGCATGTTTTTTCGCAATCGCACTCTTTATCTTTATTATCTCCCATAAATTCTGATCTTCCCTCAAACCAGGAAGTCCAGCTGTCGGAGCCTTCAACCGTTTCAGTTGTAATAATAAGAGACCGGCTTCCGGTAGAAATATAACCAGAATATTTCCAGGAAGCCACCATATCGTCACGATCTTTCTCGCGATCCGGAGCATCCCTATAATTGATAACATCAAGCTCTTCCCGATCAGCAAATACCTTAAATTTAGGATAGCCAAAATCATCGGCTTCAATACATTTCATCTGCGGATCAGAACAACCTGTCAGCCAGAGCAACATCACTATAAAAAAGGACGAGATAGAATGTTTCATTTCTCAATCATAACCTTATTAACCTTGTAGTCGCTCTATATATCCAAATCTTCAGCATCACCACCGCCATGTGGAATGTCACCACGAGAAGCACCAGGAGGCCC
This portion of the Alphaproteobacteria bacterium genome encodes:
- a CDS encoding type IV secretion system protein, which encodes MKHSISSFFIVMLLWLTGCSDPQMKCIEADDFGYPKFKVFADREELDVINYRDAPDREKDRDDMVASWKYSGYISTGSRSLIITTETVEGSDSWTSWFEGRSEFMGDNKDKECDCEKTCPNKLKAKDAPCWFKYGCGLYLLIAPVQDENRTKLVRGMPDLKKLDTAEDPPSPPFTVQHVGYRGKEFYELASPPRGRLYFKIMDSYYNDNAGYYIVRMKDGAIDPDIGPALTMFNFIKGIADASTVSVYNDLVHDSTWKKSLIALLVLYVITSSVVFMLGMSKEPITELISRLWKCALIAILISDSSWDFFNRYFFSFFTNGSLTLIAEFMTAGAGFVVGSKYITNLNYDPLYPADFFDQIFHYMLSQETLHKVLAVLFSSTWGIVFVFGLVVAILIWVLAIVKSIIAYCLAYFALSLLIMVFPVFICFSLFKITQQVFNSYLRTLITYALQPVLLFALMGMMTAIVFFYMHRTMGYRVCWQSWWDLQISLSDIVNALTGISIPSLGLFLPIYNFKYFLFDKGAADRINKYGSFDCDHSSESVLKQVGKEYPYFDPTDPKDCQQIKDMMGGEYIGIFEVLVFVFVAYLIFKFGNQIVEVTKSITAQVSAQDLGKAAGDFMKGAGDSAGSGANPFASSERDQDSQNSGSKNSGSSNNNNKNKNAKGGAGAKNKGKVRSIPGGGNSSKG
- the trpC gene encoding indole-3-glycerol phosphate synthase TrpC — translated: MNILDRICHDKREHIARQKRLLPEARLHEEIVLCLPVRPFAGALKTKIAAKQTAIIAELKKASPSKGLIREDFNISDLAIAYEKGGATCLSVLTDEPYFQGKDDYVRQAKAVTGLPVIRKDFILDPYQVLESRALSADCILLIMAALEDNQAHECYQAAKEYGMDVLVEVHDEAECERALRLEPDLLGINNRSLKTFEVDIETTLRIARHVPRQCSIICESGIYTADDIRYIETGGVYGFLIGESLMRQNNLEQALRALLHSY
- a CDS encoding type IV secretion system protein produces the protein MIITAGKSAHLRLFMIGLVILGWMVGFHSRNAYAVDTHMNAYAPYVCPYARDVEEVLKQQVQLDEDTYTQSEKSFFTWNNDGAGVGAFPDPIWAHGDGSEFKIKMVDWDGTYSWCLQDTANIANKRSAEDSTMRICYRREHEECETIKNGDCAVVMALNFCVKQTGDQLCIDASLLGLPIMVGKQGCIDLGKTAWPGAMCREAKDNLDKGQKLDNCVCFPTWVSPACYGSWYNGIPGMKDYVGTGDGKVDDRTPLGKYVTGKFFFSGPVVQCVHDTVRTLFYKEQKGCVGRQITGFTMFYQIKEALRKAVIAALTLSVILYFMDMLIKGGKSPGDALLYVVKIALVTWFAVGNGVETFYDAFIEIGQKLAGMILSSGGRFNSQMCAFTDALKPGGQYSFITDSTIRDYAIWVELDCKVFNYFGGNLFESIFQDSSFMFIILSVILVIAMYVVVGILLLLMFILFAVVLLSIFVRFVHIYILTVIGATFIIFFAPIFVPLSLFQATRGYFDAWLSQVFSFILMPLVLFAFISMFMNAMDQVVYGDITEYPNMFNADGTINADPDPDDDDKYMCDDHALGCLAVIVMNQAEDYAQAIQDGTVATSGALAPFMTDIIGFILITGYIGAILIFSLVFNSPNVAIYNKLLAAMLKASLVGVLFYIFLGIVVGLAAEASGNTSLTGLAKGAIDLIKIGLDAAKAVIGKAMGVLSKNPVGKIGNQVMRDSGVGEGIGELQSAADIEGYTQSTQLRDIASVTGAFKQETADSFTEDDKSGSQEGGDQEVKREQQQEEQSDDGVKDTADLAEKTVGGNSDNENPDENKDTKTGAGLSDDIDTAESDIGSPSLGMGDNKSTPGVNQ